The genomic stretch CCCTCTTTACTCTCTATTGCTTGATTTGGGGGAGCATAATGCTGATCACAGTCCCCAGCCCCAGCCTGCTCTTAATCGTAATTTGATAGTTCCGATCATACAGCAGCTTCAGCCGTTTATTCGTATTCAATAAGCCGATATGCTTGGACTGTTCATCGGATGCAACCAGAGATCTCCTGATTTCGGTGAGCCGGTCCGAAGGAATGCCGTTTCCGTTATCGGAGACGACAAGCCGAAGCTGTTCTCCTACACGTAAAATTTTTATTTTGATTAGACCGTTTCCGGTCTTTTCCTTTATGCCGTGGTACAAGCTGTTCTCAACTAAAGGCTGAAGCAGCAGCTTCATCGTATGAAGCTTGAGAATTTCTTCGTCGTATTCAAATAGAACATCGAAAGTATCCTTGTACCGCTTCTTCTGAATATTGATGTAGCTGACCGTGTTCGCAATTTCTTCCTCCCAGGTAACCTCATTGGTTGGACGGCTGAAGGAATAGGAAAGCATGTCGGATAAGTCCTCGATCATATCGCTCGCTTTGTTCGGCTTTCCTGTTAGACCGACGGTTTCCCAATAAATCGAATTCAGCGTGTTATACAAAAAATGAGGATTGATTTGGGATTGAAGCGCAAGCAGCTCCATCACTTGAAGCCTATATTTCTTCTCAGACAGCTGGGTTTGAATATACCGATGTTCTATGAAATGGGCGATCATGTTCTGAATAATGTAGGAATATTCATCGTTGACTTTGCTAGGCGGCTTCAGCGGCGTACGATTATTCTCGGCCGATCTCAGCAGCGAGGTAATGGCAAGCAGCTGCCTGTAATTTCTTCTGGTCAAATAAAAGGTTAACGCAAGTCCCAAAAAGAAGGACAAGCATGCAAAACCGATTGTATAGTTTAGTATGCGCGAGGGCGTCTCGTACAACGAAACATGCGGAATGACGGACACGTATTTCCAGTTGTATTGCTCCGATTCCACCTTCGTCACGTTGACCTCTCCCAGAGAGGAATCCAGGTCGAAATAGGTCGACGGGTGGTTTGCAATTTGGTCGAGCTCGGTTGCTTTCAGAATATTTTCTTCATTATTGGAGAAAATAACCTGATTATTTTCGTTTAGCACGAGCAGAATCTGATCCTTATACGTCGTGATGTTAGATAAAATATTTTCAATGTATTTTGGACGAATATTTAAAATAATACCGATTTTCCGAGGCGCCAGCACGTTGTAAATGGATATTAATTCAGTCGGCTGCGTCTCGAACGCGAAAATCTTAGCTTCTCTTTTGGACGTCCATTCCGTTGCAGGTCCTTCGTATTCCATGAATTCCTCGAACCAGCCCGTATCATTGAAGCGGTTGATCGAGGACAAGCCGTCAAGTGAGGAAACGAAGCGGCCGTACGGATTTTCCGAGTAAAAATAAATGGAGTGGATATAAGGCTTGGAGCTGGTAAGCGCATTTAAATAGCTGAAAATAATTTGGTACGAAGTAGAACTCTCGTACGTATAGGTTGGATTTTGCAGAACGTCGGACAGCTCATTGAATACCTTTGCGTTCTGATATAGCGCAAGCTTCAACGTATCCAGTTCGTCCAAAATCATCTCGAGCTGGCGCTGTGATTGCAATAGCAGGAATCGGCTATTCTTGTTAATGTCTTCCTTCATATCCCGTTGCGTCGTTATAAAGGACAACGACCCTAGTATGATTAAAGGCAAAATTAAAGGAATGAGAAAAGTAGCCAAATGCTTGATAAAATAGCGCTCTTTCATCGTTCAGGTCATCCGTTCTTATATTCACTGGGTGTCTTGCCATAAAAGCTTTTGAACGTTCGGGTAAAGTTTTTGGCATTGCTGTAGCCGACCATTTCACTAATTTCGTATGTTTTAAATTGGTTTTCCTGAATGAGCCTCATCGCAACCTTCATTTTTACCTGTATGAGATAATCGGTGAAATTTTGACCGGTTTTTTGTTTGAACAAATAGCTCAAATAGTTGGCATTCAAATAAACCTGCTTAGCCGCATCCTCCAGATTCGCATTTTTATATTGGTCCTGGATATACGATTTAATTTGCGTAATGATGAGTCCTTCGTTTCCCGTGACAGACGGCGGTTGATCCAAGGCGCGCTTAGCCGCTTCCAGCTCGTCTCTCAGACTGGCGAATACGTCCAATAGCACCTGATATTTTGCGGGCTTCACGATATAGTTGTTGACTCGGTAGCGAAGCGCCTTCTGGGCATATTCAAACTCGCGGTAGCTGCTCAGAAAAATAACATGAATATTATGCTTCTGCTCATGAATGACCTCGGCAAGCTCAAGACCGGACATGACAGGCATTTTAATATCGGTAAGGATGACATCGATTTTGTCATTATTTTCAATGAAATTTAACGCTTCCTTACCGTTCCCGCATTGGCCGATAATTTGAAAACCGACCTCCTGCCACGGAAAGTAGGAGGATAAAGCTTCTCTTGTATCCGCCTCATCATCGACTAGCAGCAGCCTGTACATCCCATCACCTCTTTACGATGTAATCTTCCCTTGCTGATATTGAAATTATAGCACAGCAGGGTCATACTATCGTGATCAGGGAGAAACCAAGGAGCATCCAAGATAAAAATGATACGTTAGCTGATAAAATGATACTGCGGAATGGGATTGCTCAAATAATGATACTTAAATCTAAGATTAGATGCCTTATGTAAACAAGCAATCAATCCTATACTTTAGAAAGCGTTTCCAATAAAAACAAAAGGGAGAGGTTAACATGCAGCGATTAAAAGGATTAAACGGTTTCATTGCTTTAATAGTCATATTTTCAATCATCATCTCGGGTTGTTCCTCCGGAAATCAGGACAAAGAAAACCCAGGCAGCGGCTCGGAGGAGAAGGTTACCCTGCGCTTTAGCTGGTGGGGAGGCGACGGACGCCATCAAGCTACGCTTGCAGCTATTGAAGCTTACAAGAAGATAGCACCGAATGTGACGATCGAAGCCGAATACCAGGGCTTTGACGGCTACGAGCAAAAGGTCAAAACACAGCTAGCCAGCGCTACGTCTGCCGATATTATCCAGCTTGACGTTCCATGGATGAAGGAATTGACGAAAAATGACTTTTTCCTCGATCTTAGCAAGCAGGAAGGACTATCACTGGAGAGCTTTGATCAAGACTTCCTGAATAATTTCAGCGTATACAATGACAAAATGGTAGCGCTCCCTTCCGGCGTAAATGCTTATGCGCTCGTCATTAACAAGACGGCAGCCGATAAACTCGGCGTACCGACCGATATTCAATGGGACTGGGATACCCTCTATGAGGAAGGCAAGAAGCTTCATGAAAAAGACAATACCAAGTATTTGCTTCTTGCTGACCACGGCATGCTGATGCAGGATTTTACGAACATGCTGAAGCAGCGCACCGGAACCCAGTGGATCAATGAAGATTACACGCTGGGCTTTTCGAAAGAGGAAGCTGTTGGTGCCTTGGAGTGGATCGACAAGGCAATGAGGGCGGGCGTATATCAGCCGCTCGGAGAATCTGATTTATTTTATGGCAAGACCGAACAGAATACCAAATGGATCAATCAGGATATTCCGATCATCTCGGCTATGAGCAGCACACTCTTGTCGCTTCGCTCGGTGCTGCCTGAAGGTGTAGAGGTCATAACTGCCTTGCCTGCCATCGATAAAAATGCGAAAGACTCAGCCGTATTGGTAAGACCTTCGCAGCTGATTGCAGTAAGCAGCAAGTCGAAGCATCCGGAAGAGTCCGTGAAATTTCTGAACTGGCTGATGAATGACGCAGAAGCAGCGGTTATCTTAGGCGATGTCCGCTCCATTCCAGCATCCTCTTCTGCGCAAACAGCTGCGGTAGAGGCAGGAAAAATAGACGAAGCGATTACGAAAGCAGTCGAAATGGGTCTGAAAAATGCAGGCATTGTGGATAATTCGATCGCTACGAACTCGGAGGTATCCGCTCTGCTGCAGGATATCATCGAGAAAGTTGCTTTCGGAAAGCTGACGCCAGACAAGGCAGCGCAAGAGCTGGTTAGCAGCCTGGAGAAAAAACTGAAAGAGCTGCAAGGAAGATAATCAGACTTAAAAAACGGAGTGTACGCCAGTAATAGATTAGCGAATCTGCTGGCGTGCTCCCTACTCATTTTGGATAGAGAATAGGAGTGTGAGCCAGTGGCCAGGAAGAAGCGCAGCTTTCGGTATATCGGACTTATCTATGTTCTTCCATGGATTCTGGGACTGCTCATTTTTCAGTTGTATCCCTTCATCGCTTCATTTTATTATTCCCTGACGGATTACAACATGGTGAATGCCCCCAAATTCATTGGTTTGGACAATTATAAACGAATTTTTATGAATGATCCCGGATTTACTCAAGCTTTAAAAGTAACGTCAATCTATGTGGTTCTTGCCGTGCCGGTGAAGCTCGCCTTCGCCTTATTCGTTGCTGTCGTGCTTAGCGCCAAGCTCCGAGCCATTAATTTGTTTCGAACCATCTATTATTTGCCCTCGATTCTTGGCGGGAGTGTGGCGATTTCTGTGCTTTGGCGGTTCCTGTTCATGAAGGAGGGCGTCGTCAACAGCTTGCTGGCTAATGTAGGCATTCCTTCGATCGATTGGCTGGGCAACCCGGATATCGCGCTGTATACGCTCGGTTTATTGTCGGTTTGGCAATTTGGTTCCTCAATGGTCTTGTTTCTAGCAGGTATTCAGCAGATTCCTAGCGACCTGTACGAGGCCGGTTCCATCGACGGTGCTTCCAAGACCCGTATGTTCTTTAAAATTACCGTGCCGCTGCTGACGCCGATTGTCCTGTTCAACCTGGTCATGCAGATGGTCAATGCGTTCCAGGAATTTACCGGCGCCTTCGTTATTACGAATGGTGGACCGATGAAATCTACTTATCTCTATGCTTTGAAGCTGTATGAGGAAGCCTTCACCTTCTTTAAAATGGGGTACGCTTCAGCGCTGTCATGGGTTTTGTTCGCGATTATTATGGTCGTCACGGGCATTATTTTCAAAACCTCTAACCGCTGGGTCTACTATGAAGACGGAGGTAAAACCAAATGACTCACGCTAGCTCGAATAAGTGGTTGTCTTATGCGCTGTTGATATTGTTAGGCTTTGTCATGATTTATCCGTTATTATGGCTATTTGTATCGTCGTTTAAGACCAATCAGGATATTTTCGGATCCAGCAAGTTGTTTGCGGATACCTATGTTTGGAATTCCTATTCCTTGGGCTGGGCAGGAACTGGCCAATACGGCTTTCAGCATTTTTTTGTCAATACCCTTAAGCTGGTTCTGCCTACGGTCGTTCTGACGATCGTCTCGAGCGTTATCGTGGCTTATGGCTTTTCACGGTTTACGTTTCCGCTCCGGACATTCTTGTTCTCTATCATGATGGCAACGTTGATGCTGCCTGATGCTACCGTTATGATTCCGCGTTATATCCTGTTCAATAAGCTCGGCTGGCTGGATACTTATCTGCCGTTTATCGTACCATCGGCTTTCGCAACCTCGGCTTTTTTCATCTATATGCTGATTCAGTTTTTTCGGGGATTGCCACGGGAACTGGATGAATCGGCTACAATTGACGGCTGCAATTCGTTTATGGTTCTCATTCGAGTGCTGCTGCCCTTGTGCAAGCCGGCTCTTTTCTCGGTAGGTATCTTCCAGTTCATATGGACCTGGAATGACTTCTTTAATTCGATTATTTATATCAGCAGCGTAAAAAAATTCACGGTCTCGCTTGGCTTGCGCTTGTCGCTGGATGCCTCCTCGGCCGTTTCCTGGAATCAGGTGCTTGCGATGTCGGTTGTGAGCGTCGTTCCGTGCATAGTGCTATTCTTTTTGGCACAGAAATATTTTGTTGAAGGCATCTCGACTACAGGATTAAAAGGATAAGGAGTAACGCTATGAACACAAATGAGAAACGCAAAGAGAACGTTCAAATCGCTTATATCGGAGGCGGCTCCCGCGGCTGGGCTTGGGGATTGATGAGCGACCTGGCCGCAGAAAGCGAGCTTGCCGGCACCGTTAAGCTGTATGATATTCATTATGAATCGGCCGCGCAAAATGCGATCATCGGCAACAGGCTATCGCAAGCAGCTGACACGCAGGGCAAGTGGAGCTATGAGGCGGTACCTGCATTGCAAGACGCTTTGCAAGGTGCGGATTTTATCATCATTTCCATATTGCCAGGAACCTTTGCGGAGATGGAATCGGATGTCCATTTGCCCGAAGAATACGGGATTTACCAGTCGGTTGGTGATACGGTCGGGCCCGGCGGGCTTGTCCGAGCGCTTCGTACCATCCCATTATATGTCGATATTGCGAATGCGATCAAACAATATGCGCCAGACGCGTGGGTCATTAATTATACGAACCCCATGACGCTATGCACGAGAACACTTTATGAGGTGTTCCCGGAAGTGAAGGCCATCGGATGCTGTCACGAGGTGTTTGGCACGCAGCATTTGCTCGCTTCCATGGTGGAGAGTAAGCTGGGAGTCGCTTCGGTTGACCGACGGGAAATCAAGGTTAATGTACTGGGCATCAATCATTTTACATGGCTGGACAGAGCCTCTTACCAAGGCATAGACTTGTTCCCGCTTTACCAGGAATTCGTTGAAGAGCAGTATGCGGAAGGCTATGAAGGCAAGAAGAAGGGCCACTGGCTCAACGATCACTTTGCATCAGCGCAGCGGGTCAAATTTGACTTATTCCGAAAGTATGGTATGATTGCCGCGGCTGGTGACAGGCATTTGGCGGAGTTTATGCCGGGCGAGCTTTATTTAAAGGACCCGGAAACGGTGCAAAGCTGGAAATTCAGCCTAACGAAGGTAGATTGGCGGAAGAAAAACCAGACGGAGCTTTATGCCAAGGGTCAACGGCTAGCGGCTGGAGAAGAAGCGTTTGTGGTGAAGCCTACCGGCGAGGAAGGCATCGAAATGATAAAAGCATTACTTGGAATGGGTGGACTGATTACGAACGTAAATATGCCGAATCGCGGACAGATCGAAGGTTTGCCCGCGGGAGCCGTCGTGGAGACGAACGCGGTATTCAGCTATAACCACGTAAGCCCAATTCTGGCTGGCAAGCTTACTCCTGAGGTGGAGCAGTTGGTGCTGCCGCATGTAACGAATCAAGAAATGACGCTTCAGGCCGCCTTAAACAAAGACAAAGCTTTGGCCTTTCAGGCTTTCATGAACGATCCGCTGGTCAGGCTGCCTGAGCAAGCTGGCGCAGCATTGTTTGGAAAAATGCTTCAGAACACGAAATCAATGCTGCCTGGCTGGGAACTGTAGCAAAAACAATAGAAAAAAAAGCAATCCCTTTTTGAGCAGGCCACTGAAAATCTGTCGTTTTTAAATGCACAAGCATGTCTCTGCACAAAACAAAGGCTAATTCCATTCGAGATTGAATGAGAATTAGCCTTGTTTTATGCATTTTCTGCCCTATTCTACTTCATTAGTTTCAATATCCGCTTCACATTGACCGTGAATATCGCCACGGCACCTTGCATCTCCATTCCTAATAAACCCGAGGCATCGGCTACATCATACCCGTGTCGGTGCTTTAGTTCGCTATTCTTCGCTTCAATTTTATAGCGTTCTTTTGCCTTCTCTTTGAAGTACTCACTATCTTGAAATTCCTTTTGTCCGCTATGTTCTGCTGATTTAATGCTAACCGAGTACGTCTTTGTCTTTGCTCCTTCTTTATAGCAGCCATCTTTGAAAGGACATTGCTGACATTTGTTTATATCAAA from Paenibacillus sp. FSL H8-0548 encodes the following:
- a CDS encoding histidine kinase — translated: MKERYFIKHLATFLIPLILPLIILGSLSFITTQRDMKEDINKNSRFLLLQSQRQLEMILDELDTLKLALYQNAKVFNELSDVLQNPTYTYESSTSYQIIFSYLNALTSSKPYIHSIYFYSENPYGRFVSSLDGLSSINRFNDTGWFEEFMEYEGPATEWTSKREAKIFAFETQPTELISIYNVLAPRKIGIILNIRPKYIENILSNITTYKDQILLVLNENNQVIFSNNEENILKATELDQIANHPSTYFDLDSSLGEVNVTKVESEQYNWKYVSVIPHVSLYETPSRILNYTIGFACLSFFLGLALTFYLTRRNYRQLLAITSLLRSAENNRTPLKPPSKVNDEYSYIIQNMIAHFIEHRYIQTQLSEKKYRLQVMELLALQSQINPHFLYNTLNSIYWETVGLTGKPNKASDMIEDLSDMLSYSFSRPTNEVTWEEEIANTVSYINIQKKRYKDTFDVLFEYDEEILKLHTMKLLLQPLVENSLYHGIKEKTGNGLIKIKILRVGEQLRLVVSDNGNGIPSDRLTEIRRSLVASDEQSKHIGLLNTNKRLKLLYDRNYQITIKSRLGLGTVISIMLPQIKQ
- a CDS encoding response regulator, translating into MYRLLLVDDEADTREALSSYFPWQEVGFQIIGQCGNGKEALNFIENNDKIDVILTDIKMPVMSGLELAEVIHEQKHNIHVIFLSSYREFEYAQKALRYRVNNYIVKPAKYQVLLDVFASLRDELEAAKRALDQPPSVTGNEGLIITQIKSYIQDQYKNANLEDAAKQVYLNANYLSYLFKQKTGQNFTDYLIQVKMKVAMRLIQENQFKTYEISEMVGYSNAKNFTRTFKSFYGKTPSEYKNG
- a CDS encoding extracellular solute-binding protein — translated: MQRLKGLNGFIALIVIFSIIISGCSSGNQDKENPGSGSEEKVTLRFSWWGGDGRHQATLAAIEAYKKIAPNVTIEAEYQGFDGYEQKVKTQLASATSADIIQLDVPWMKELTKNDFFLDLSKQEGLSLESFDQDFLNNFSVYNDKMVALPSGVNAYALVINKTAADKLGVPTDIQWDWDTLYEEGKKLHEKDNTKYLLLADHGMLMQDFTNMLKQRTGTQWINEDYTLGFSKEEAVGALEWIDKAMRAGVYQPLGESDLFYGKTEQNTKWINQDIPIISAMSSTLLSLRSVLPEGVEVITALPAIDKNAKDSAVLVRPSQLIAVSSKSKHPEESVKFLNWLMNDAEAAVILGDVRSIPASSSAQTAAVEAGKIDEAITKAVEMGLKNAGIVDNSIATNSEVSALLQDIIEKVAFGKLTPDKAAQELVSSLEKKLKELQGR
- a CDS encoding sugar ABC transporter permease, with amino-acid sequence MARKKRSFRYIGLIYVLPWILGLLIFQLYPFIASFYYSLTDYNMVNAPKFIGLDNYKRIFMNDPGFTQALKVTSIYVVLAVPVKLAFALFVAVVLSAKLRAINLFRTIYYLPSILGGSVAISVLWRFLFMKEGVVNSLLANVGIPSIDWLGNPDIALYTLGLLSVWQFGSSMVLFLAGIQQIPSDLYEAGSIDGASKTRMFFKITVPLLTPIVLFNLVMQMVNAFQEFTGAFVITNGGPMKSTYLYALKLYEEAFTFFKMGYASALSWVLFAIIMVVTGIIFKTSNRWVYYEDGGKTK
- a CDS encoding carbohydrate ABC transporter permease — encoded protein: MTHASSNKWLSYALLILLGFVMIYPLLWLFVSSFKTNQDIFGSSKLFADTYVWNSYSLGWAGTGQYGFQHFFVNTLKLVLPTVVLTIVSSVIVAYGFSRFTFPLRTFLFSIMMATLMLPDATVMIPRYILFNKLGWLDTYLPFIVPSAFATSAFFIYMLIQFFRGLPRELDESATIDGCNSFMVLIRVLLPLCKPALFSVGIFQFIWTWNDFFNSIIYISSVKKFTVSLGLRLSLDASSAVSWNQVLAMSVVSVVPCIVLFFLAQKYFVEGISTTGLKG
- a CDS encoding alpha-glucosidase/alpha-galactosidase, with product MNTNEKRKENVQIAYIGGGSRGWAWGLMSDLAAESELAGTVKLYDIHYESAAQNAIIGNRLSQAADTQGKWSYEAVPALQDALQGADFIIISILPGTFAEMESDVHLPEEYGIYQSVGDTVGPGGLVRALRTIPLYVDIANAIKQYAPDAWVINYTNPMTLCTRTLYEVFPEVKAIGCCHEVFGTQHLLASMVESKLGVASVDRREIKVNVLGINHFTWLDRASYQGIDLFPLYQEFVEEQYAEGYEGKKKGHWLNDHFASAQRVKFDLFRKYGMIAAAGDRHLAEFMPGELYLKDPETVQSWKFSLTKVDWRKKNQTELYAKGQRLAAGEEAFVVKPTGEEGIEMIKALLGMGGLITNVNMPNRGQIEGLPAGAVVETNAVFSYNHVSPILAGKLTPEVEQLVLPHVTNQEMTLQAALNKDKALAFQAFMNDPLVRLPEQAGAALFGKMLQNTKSMLPGWEL